A genome region from Melospiza melodia melodia isolate bMelMel2 chromosome 26, bMelMel2.pri, whole genome shotgun sequence includes the following:
- the LOC134429784 gene encoding basic phospholipase A2 caudoxin-like produces MKLLSLLLFFLGLALASCNLAQFAAMIKQKTGKSALAYNGYGCYCGWGGSKQPLDATDRCCHAHDCCYKKLVAAGCSPKTTTYKYSFRRNQITCGNGKPCQKRACECDKRAVECFQRAASSYRKSYSNYPNSKCRGRTPSC; encoded by the exons ATGAAGCTCCTCTCGCTGCTCCTCTTCT TCCTAGGACTGGCCCTCGCCAGCTGCAACCTGGCCCAGTTTGCAGCGATGATTAAGCAGAAGACGGGGAAATCGGCGCTGGCTTACAACGGGTACGGCTGCTACTGCGGCTGGGGCGGCTCCAAGCAGCCCCTGGATGCCACTGACAG GTGCTGCCACGCCCATGACTGCTGCTACAAGAAACTGGTGGCCGCCGGCTGCAGCCCCAAGACGACCACCTACAAATACAGCTTCCGAAGAAACCAGATCACCTGCG GAAACGGGAAGCCATGCCAGAAGCGGGCGTGTGAGTGCGACAAGAGGGCTGTGGAGTGCTTCCAGAGGGCAGCCAGCTCCTACCGCAAATCCTACAGCAACTACCCCAACTCCAAGTGCAGGGGCAGGACACCCTCCTGCTGA
- the LOC134429783 gene encoding phospholipase A2 group V-like isoform X2, which translates to MNSLLGLSMLFVWGLSPAHGSLLQLHQMISQATGKNAFVYYGFYGCYCGLGGRGQPKDATDRCCQLHDACYGSLLRHDCDAKARPYYYSWHHGRLSCGQGSRCDFLSCECDRSLALCLRRNAWSYQRRYRFYPNWLCR; encoded by the exons ATGAACTCTCTCCTCGGCCTCTCCATGCTCTTTGTGTGGG GCTTGTCCCCAGCCCACGGGAGCCTCTTGCAGCTGCACCAGATGATCTCACAGGCGACAGGGAAAAACGCTTTTGTGTACTACGGCTTCTACGGCTGCTACTGCGGGCtggggggcagggggcagcccAAGGATGCCACAGACAG ATGTTGCCAGCTGCACGATGCTTGCTACGGCAGCCTCCTGAGGCACGACTGTGATGCCAAGGCACGCCCCTACTACTACAGCTGGCACCACGGCAGGCTCTCCTGCG GTCAGGGCTCCCGGTGCGACTTCTTGTCCTGCGAGTGCGACCGCAGCCTGGCGCTGTGCCTGAGGAGAAACGCCTGGAGCTACCAGAGACGCTACAGGTTCTACCCCAACTGGCTGTGCCGGTGA
- the LOC134429783 gene encoding phospholipase A2 group V-like isoform X1 has translation MNSLLGLSMLFVWGLSPAHGSLLQLHQMISQATGKNAFVYYGFYGCYCGLGGRGQPKDATDRCCQLHDACYGSLLRHDCDAKARPYYYSWHHGRLSCGEYGPARGGAIPPRPGLTLGSPCPAGQGSRCDFLSCECDRSLALCLRRNAWSYQRRYRFYPNWLCR, from the exons ATGAACTCTCTCCTCGGCCTCTCCATGCTCTTTGTGTGGG GCTTGTCCCCAGCCCACGGGAGCCTCTTGCAGCTGCACCAGATGATCTCACAGGCGACAGGGAAAAACGCTTTTGTGTACTACGGCTTCTACGGCTGCTACTGCGGGCtggggggcagggggcagcccAAGGATGCCACAGACAG ATGTTGCCAGCTGCACGATGCTTGCTACGGCAGCCTCCTGAGGCACGACTGTGATGCCAAGGCACGCCCCTACTACTACAGCTGGCACCACGGCAGGCTCTCCTGCGGTGAGTACGGCCCTGCAAGAGGGGGTGCCATCCCCCCAAGGCCGGGGCTGACCCTGGGCTCCCCCTGTCCCGCAGGTCAGGGCTCCCGGTGCGACTTCTTGTCCTGCGAGTGCGACCGCAGCCTGGCGCTGTGCCTGAGGAGAAACGCCTGGAGCTACCAGAGACGCTACAGGTTCTACCCCAACTGGCTGTGCCGGTGA
- the LOC134429785 gene encoding phospholipase A2, membrane associated-like translates to MRNLLLAVLLACGLLRAGGSVLELERMIRAATGRSALLSYSWYGCFCGIGGSGSPVDATDRCCQAHDCCYRRLREGSCSPLITPYSFTASDGNITCSTEQSWCQRETCLCDTAVASCFASSLPSYNHSYRFYFKLKCQGSKLQC, encoded by the exons atGAGGAATCTGCTCCTTGCCGTGCTCCTGGCTTGTG ggctgctccggGCCGGCGGCTCCGTGCTGGAGCTGGAGCGGATGATCCGGGCGGCCACGGGCAGGAGCGCGCTGCTCTCCTACAGCTGGTACGGCTGCTTCTGCGGCATCGGCGGCTCCGGGAGCCCCGTGGATGCCACGGACCG gtGCTGCCAAGcccacgactgctgctacaggaggctgagggagggcagctgcagccccttgATCACCCCGTACAGCTTCACCGCCAGCGACGGGAACATCACCTGCA GTACCGAGCAGAGCTGGTGCCAGAGGGAGACCTGCCTGTGCGACACCGCGGTGGCCTCGTGCTTCgccagctccctgccctcctACAACCACTCCTACCGCTTCTACTTCAAGCTCAAGTGCCAAGGCAGCAAGCTCCAGTGCTGA